A section of the Agarivorans litoreus genome encodes:
- a CDS encoding lysophospholipid acyltransferase family protein codes for MISAQQVLNQHYPSLAQHPRRYSLAKWFFSKVLFEEEFQAFGEKHPHLKGVAFIDQVFTELNVSYRVSQNERERIPSEGRVIIVANHPIGSIDGLALLHLVSQVRKDVKIVANEILSAIKPLDDLLLPVDNMRGNSQRKQLNAIKALLDEEGAVIIFPAGEVSRLKGVKVKDGKWTKGFVSIAKKTNTPLLPICVKAKNSKLFYFCSFVYRPLSTLLLVKELFFHRDKVFSMVVGEQIPVKSFGLSGLDRSTQAQLIKKHLYRIGSNKKGLFQTEAAIAHPEQRLALKKAIKQLEKIGETPDGKQICICYGNSQALVLSELGRLRELAFRAVGEGTGRRTDTDKYDANYMHLILWDAEQLEIAGAYRFADTKRLIEDKGIGALYSQSLFEYDEKNCDFLASGLELGRSFVQPKYWGKRSLDYLWLGIGAFLARNPHYRYLFGPVSISAAMPEAGRDLLIHFYQTYFPSNKNYARSRQPYQLAKQLKNSIHMSFSGDDYKADFAQLKSALAAMGTAVPTLYKQYTELCHAGGVQFIDFNVDPEFNQCIDGLVLVDLHQLKEKKKARYIDTHISEEPRLVEVT; via the coding sequence ATGATTTCAGCACAGCAGGTACTCAATCAACATTACCCCAGCCTAGCACAGCATCCGCGTCGTTATTCCTTGGCTAAATGGTTTTTTTCTAAAGTGTTGTTTGAAGAAGAATTTCAAGCCTTTGGTGAAAAGCACCCTCACTTAAAAGGGGTGGCTTTTATCGACCAAGTATTCACTGAGCTTAATGTTAGTTATCGCGTTAGTCAGAATGAGCGAGAGCGCATTCCTAGCGAAGGGCGAGTGATTATTGTAGCTAACCATCCAATAGGTTCGATAGATGGCCTTGCTTTGCTACATCTGGTTAGCCAAGTACGTAAAGACGTGAAAATTGTTGCTAATGAAATTCTCTCTGCCATTAAGCCACTTGACGATTTATTACTGCCAGTAGACAACATGCGCGGCAATAGCCAGCGTAAGCAGCTTAATGCTATTAAAGCGCTATTAGATGAAGAAGGGGCAGTGATTATTTTTCCTGCCGGTGAGGTCTCTCGTTTAAAGGGCGTTAAGGTAAAAGACGGAAAGTGGACCAAGGGTTTTGTGAGCATTGCCAAAAAAACCAACACTCCCTTATTGCCTATTTGCGTAAAGGCTAAAAACAGCAAGTTGTTTTATTTTTGCTCTTTTGTATATAGACCTTTATCTACTTTGTTATTGGTAAAAGAGCTGTTTTTTCATCGCGATAAAGTGTTCTCGATGGTGGTGGGTGAGCAGATCCCAGTAAAGAGTTTTGGTTTAAGTGGTCTAGACCGTTCCACCCAAGCTCAGTTAATCAAAAAGCACCTTTATCGTATTGGCAGTAACAAAAAAGGCCTGTTCCAAACAGAGGCTGCGATTGCTCATCCTGAGCAGCGTCTTGCTTTAAAAAAGGCGATTAAGCAATTAGAGAAAATAGGTGAGACGCCAGATGGAAAGCAGATTTGCATCTGTTATGGAAACTCTCAAGCTTTGGTTTTATCTGAACTTGGCCGCCTCCGAGAGTTAGCTTTCCGTGCCGTAGGTGAAGGCACTGGTCGACGCACTGATACCGACAAATACGACGCAAACTATATGCATCTTATATTGTGGGACGCAGAGCAACTCGAAATTGCCGGAGCTTATCGTTTTGCCGATACTAAACGTTTAATCGAAGATAAGGGCATTGGCGCGCTATATAGCCAATCACTCTTCGAATACGATGAGAAAAACTGTGACTTTTTAGCTTCGGGTCTTGAATTAGGGCGCAGCTTTGTGCAGCCGAAATACTGGGGCAAACGCAGCTTAGACTACCTGTGGCTGGGTATTGGCGCATTTTTAGCGCGCAATCCACATTATCGATACTTGTTTGGCCCAGTGAGCATTAGCGCCGCAATGCCAGAGGCTGGTAGAGACTTGCTGATTCATTTTTATCAAACTTACTTCCCTTCGAACAAAAACTATGCGCGTTCGCGTCAGCCTTACCAGCTGGCCAAGCAACTAAAAAACAGTATTCACATGTCCTTCAGCGGTGATGATTATAAAGCTGATTTTGCCCAGCTAAAAAGTGCATTGGCAGCAATGGGTACCGCAGTGCCAACGCTTTATAAGCAATACACCGAGTTATGTCACGCTGGTGGGGTTCAGTTCATCGATTTCAATGTCGATCCAGAATTCAACCAGTGTATTGATGGCTTGGTATTGGTTGACTTACATCAGCTAAAAGAAAAGAAAAAAGCCCGCTATATCGACACCCACATTAGTGAAGAGCCGAGGTTAGTTGAAGTGACATAA
- a CDS encoding 3-phosphoglycerate dehydrogenase family protein — protein sequence MPNIRTINNIHQQGLACFNERYQVAEGQEAPDAIMLRSANLHDYNFPSEVKALARCGAGVNNIPIQRCSEQGIVVFNTPGANANAVKELVLGGMLLSARNISAGLSFIEGLSEDMDAKALQLKVEAEKKEFVGSELTGKTLGVVGLGAIGAEVAHAALGLGMKVVGFDPALSVQAAWRLSSEVECADELKDLLAASDYVTIHVPANKHTQGLINSDNLASIKQGAVLLNFARGSIVDEDALLTALAKQQLSQYVSDFPSLALLKHPKVLSLPHLGASTHEAEQNCAVMAARQLIDFLENGNIHNSVNFPNIKLSRTEGYRIAFANDNVPKVLSNVLALLSDMDINVIDMLNKSRNDIAYTLMDIAMPATKELLGAIAKVEHVFHVNAIGEHA from the coding sequence ATGCCGAATATTCGGACCATTAATAATATTCACCAACAAGGTTTGGCTTGTTTTAATGAGCGCTACCAAGTGGCTGAAGGGCAAGAGGCTCCAGATGCCATTATGCTCCGCAGCGCTAATCTACATGACTACAATTTTCCAAGTGAAGTTAAAGCCTTAGCGCGTTGTGGTGCTGGAGTAAATAACATTCCCATCCAGCGTTGTAGTGAGCAGGGTATCGTTGTGTTTAATACGCCTGGCGCTAATGCCAATGCCGTAAAAGAGTTAGTCTTGGGGGGAATGCTACTAAGTGCGCGTAACATCTCTGCTGGTTTAAGCTTTATTGAGGGCTTGAGCGAAGATATGGACGCAAAAGCTTTGCAGCTTAAAGTTGAAGCCGAGAAAAAAGAGTTTGTTGGCTCGGAGCTTACCGGTAAAACGCTAGGAGTAGTTGGCTTAGGTGCTATTGGTGCCGAGGTGGCTCATGCTGCTCTTGGTTTAGGCATGAAGGTGGTTGGCTTTGACCCTGCGCTTAGTGTGCAAGCAGCTTGGCGTCTATCTTCAGAGGTTGAGTGTGCTGATGAGCTAAAAGATCTTTTAGCTGCTAGTGATTATGTCACTATTCATGTGCCTGCTAACAAACATACCCAAGGCTTAATTAATAGCGATAACTTAGCATCTATCAAACAAGGTGCTGTGTTGCTCAACTTTGCGCGAGGCAGCATTGTAGACGAAGACGCCTTGCTTACCGCCTTAGCCAAACAGCAGTTATCTCAATACGTTAGCGACTTCCCTAGCCTTGCTTTACTAAAACATCCTAAGGTACTTAGTTTGCCACACCTAGGCGCAAGCACTCATGAGGCAGAGCAAAACTGTGCAGTAATGGCAGCACGCCAGTTAATTGATTTCTTGGAGAATGGAAACATTCATAATTCGGTTAATTTTCCTAACATTAAGTTGAGTAGAACGGAAGGCTACCGTATTGCCTTTGCTAACGACAACGTACCCAAGGTATTAAGTAATGTATTAGCCTTGCTCTCAGATATGGATATTAACGTGATTGATATGCTGAACAAGAGTCGCAATGACATTGCTTACACTTTAATGGATATTGCTATGCCAGCCACTAAAGAGCTTTTAGGCGCAATTGCCAAGGTAGAACATGTTTTTCATGTGAACGCGATTGGTGAACACGCTTAA
- a CDS encoding CvfB family protein, with the protein MLEIGRLNQLAVIEMADLGAYLEGGEFGDVLLPSKELPTDLSIGQQIEVFVYRDSQGNLLATLQKPLVQVGECANLQVKDINDVGIFLDWGLDKDLFLPFGEQQQPMEVDRHYVVYVYLDNEQRITASNKLDRYIDKSDHNYKRGDKVELLVAGRTELGYKAVVNNKHWGVLYYDQVFKRIRAGYAGTGYIQKVREDQKLDVSLEPIGIQKAIDIGDTILAKLREEQGYLALSDKSTPQAISAIFGVSKGTFKKAIGKLYKEGLITISKTGIVLNDKE; encoded by the coding sequence ATGCTAGAAATTGGACGCCTTAATCAACTAGCCGTGATTGAAATGGCTGACTTAGGTGCCTACCTAGAAGGTGGCGAGTTTGGTGATGTTTTGCTACCAAGCAAAGAGCTGCCTACTGATTTAAGTATCGGTCAGCAAATAGAGGTATTTGTTTACCGAGATAGCCAAGGTAATCTATTAGCGACTTTACAGAAGCCTTTGGTGCAAGTAGGTGAATGCGCTAACTTGCAGGTGAAGGACATTAACGACGTTGGTATCTTCCTTGATTGGGGCCTAGACAAAGATTTGTTCTTACCTTTTGGTGAGCAACAGCAGCCAATGGAAGTTGATCGTCATTACGTAGTGTATGTCTACTTAGACAACGAGCAACGCATTACCGCCAGCAATAAACTTGATCGTTACATCGATAAGTCTGATCACAACTACAAACGTGGTGACAAAGTTGAGTTATTGGTCGCTGGGCGTACCGAGCTAGGTTACAAAGCAGTGGTAAATAACAAGCACTGGGGCGTACTGTATTACGATCAAGTGTTTAAGCGTATTCGCGCGGGTTATGCTGGTACTGGCTATATTCAAAAAGTACGAGAAGACCAAAAGTTAGACGTAAGTTTAGAGCCCATCGGCATACAAAAAGCCATTGATATTGGCGACACCATTTTAGCTAAGCTTCGCGAAGAGCAAGGCTACTTGGCTTTGAGTGATAAAAGTACCCCGCAAGCCATTTCTGCTATTTTTGGTGTAAGTAAAGGTACCTTTAAAAAAGCGATTGGTAAGCTTTATAAAGAAGGTTTAATCACCATTAGTAAAACTGGCATAGTGTTAAACGACAAAGAATAG
- a CDS encoding DUF6942 family protein → MQLGSENPQIVLYLNTQIPSLPKNHQALKGAELSHAILENNNNNWRKVLTIFAKLCAPNDDWRDYLKKELLQVQQINFDNKLVESAQTHLIAGKANWQLFEALKANIDASNQKKWIFFAPNILFTPYPDYRQFPNSMINECRVKLHNN, encoded by the coding sequence GTGCAATTAGGTAGCGAAAATCCGCAAATCGTACTCTATCTCAATACCCAAATCCCCTCTCTGCCAAAGAATCATCAAGCTTTAAAGGGTGCTGAACTAAGCCATGCAATTCTAGAAAACAACAATAATAATTGGCGTAAAGTGCTAACTATCTTTGCCAAGCTTTGTGCCCCTAATGATGATTGGCGAGATTATTTAAAGAAGGAATTATTGCAGGTTCAGCAAATTAACTTTGATAATAAATTGGTTGAGTCAGCACAAACACACTTAATAGCTGGCAAGGCTAATTGGCAGCTATTTGAAGCACTAAAAGCAAATATAGATGCCTCAAATCAAAAAAAATGGATTTTTTTTGCACCGAATATTTTGTTTACCCCCTATCCAGACTATCGACAATTCCCCAATAGCATGATTAATGAATGCAGAGTGAAACTTCATAATAATTAG
- a CDS encoding trimeric intracellular cation channel family protein, protein MTLELDFHSTLYLIGLIAVFVFALTGALAAAKRELDILAFVFVGTVTGIGGGTIRDLLLRTEQIFWIADPNYLTVCIVASIMTYFFAHWVIKIDRILLWMDAAGIALFAVLGTSKALSYEVTPLIAILMGVITSTLGSAIRDLMLQVKLVIFEPEIYVTVCLLGSLSYVILNHFGINDVYNILLSSSAALLLRILAVELDLRFPSFTLSKLQNREIRKQQHKP, encoded by the coding sequence ATGACCCTTGAATTAGATTTTCACTCCACTTTATACCTGATAGGTTTAATCGCAGTATTTGTGTTTGCGCTAACTGGCGCGCTGGCTGCTGCAAAGCGCGAGCTAGATATTCTGGCATTTGTATTTGTTGGCACCGTAACCGGCATTGGTGGTGGCACAATTCGAGATTTATTATTAAGAACCGAGCAAATATTTTGGATTGCCGACCCCAACTACCTAACTGTATGCATTGTCGCCTCAATAATGACTTACTTTTTTGCTCATTGGGTGATTAAAATTGACCGCATTTTATTGTGGATGGATGCTGCAGGTATTGCCTTGTTTGCCGTACTTGGCACTAGTAAGGCTTTGAGCTATGAAGTAACTCCATTAATTGCCATATTGATGGGAGTAATAACCTCCACCTTGGGCTCTGCAATACGCGATTTAATGTTACAAGTTAAATTGGTTATTTTTGAGCCTGAAATATATGTAACAGTATGTTTATTGGGTAGTTTAAGCTACGTAATACTCAATCACTTTGGCATCAACGATGTGTACAATATATTGCTATCTAGTAGCGCGGCATTGTTATTACGAATACTCGCCGTAGAATTAGATTTAAGATTTCCCAGCTTCACACTTAGTAAACTACAAAACCGGGAAATTCGTAAACAACAACATAAACCTTAA
- a CDS encoding methyl-accepting chemotaxis protein: MRVSRFSRLSAIALFAVSAVLIAALYFSLVELSSSNQQLQNYQSLKSQFNSQLVAKVNNYLNTGNALELSEAERLLLELVERSNQQHLPGLAELLNQLHSALQDRYLALGKLSGNEQGLLINAEREMLGWADSTVDYGLSANGAKSRDYIQQGSELLNALVNLSMQRSRYFADPSANSKTAYDDAFLRVNKQAKAIDALPLLGVMSEVEVDEFALGDPEEAVDLAEEIKSELVSLTQRYPRELQSTNALIEQRMVLRSALAADIELLTQQISQAEQGVIKQRDGVTQTVKITLYSVAGLILLIAIVMQVVMQSTVLKPLRELRNGFASLVENGSIERLKVRRKNTEIGEIATFFNQLLAKQEDLEELKNKQLSVVSNSLDSVTKQVREVYLTSEQTDHQVAESQLLMEQLRALTEQLNQVSSDVEHNANATQSAMNESQQNVEQVMNASKRTSTAVIEGRESLATLVKAVTDVSAILDVIRSIAEQTNLLALNAAIESARAGEHGRGFAVVADEVRTLSMRTQTSLEEITGILNQLKLSSTSLESNIGGIAEASEHQQAISSKLMETTHQVREQAETSAQVAHQASEYIREQSEHVGSFTSKMSTVKTQVESAYELATKIESDVSQQVATIVNALKPA; this comes from the coding sequence ATGCGAGTATCACGATTCTCTAGACTATCTGCGATAGCATTATTTGCCGTAAGTGCGGTGTTAATTGCAGCCTTATATTTTTCTTTAGTTGAGTTGTCGAGCTCCAATCAGCAGCTACAGAATTATCAATCTCTTAAATCTCAGTTTAATAGCCAGCTGGTGGCTAAGGTAAACAATTACTTAAATACCGGTAACGCGTTAGAGCTTAGTGAAGCTGAGCGTTTGCTGCTGGAACTGGTAGAGCGCTCCAATCAGCAGCATTTGCCTGGCTTGGCTGAGCTGCTAAATCAGCTACATAGTGCCTTGCAAGACCGTTATTTAGCACTGGGCAAACTCAGCGGTAATGAGCAAGGCTTGTTGATAAATGCAGAGCGTGAAATGCTTGGTTGGGCAGACAGCACCGTAGATTATGGCTTAAGCGCTAATGGTGCCAAGTCACGAGATTATATCCAGCAAGGCAGTGAGTTACTCAATGCTTTGGTTAACTTATCTATGCAGCGAAGCCGCTACTTTGCAGACCCTAGTGCCAACAGTAAAACTGCTTACGACGATGCATTTTTGCGGGTAAACAAACAAGCAAAAGCAATTGATGCTTTACCATTGTTGGGGGTGATGAGTGAAGTTGAAGTTGATGAGTTTGCCTTAGGCGACCCTGAAGAAGCTGTCGATTTAGCCGAAGAGATAAAGAGCGAGTTAGTAAGTTTAACTCAGCGCTACCCAAGAGAGCTGCAATCGACTAACGCTTTAATCGAACAACGGATGGTATTACGCAGCGCATTAGCGGCCGACATTGAGTTACTTACACAGCAGATATCTCAAGCTGAGCAAGGTGTTATTAAGCAGCGAGATGGGGTTACCCAAACGGTTAAGATTACCCTATACAGTGTTGCGGGCTTAATTTTGCTAATTGCCATCGTAATGCAAGTTGTGATGCAAAGCACCGTATTAAAACCGCTTCGTGAACTGCGAAATGGCTTTGCCTCACTCGTTGAAAACGGCAGTATCGAGCGATTAAAAGTACGCCGAAAAAATACCGAAATTGGCGAGATTGCGACTTTCTTTAACCAGCTGCTAGCCAAGCAAGAAGACTTAGAAGAGCTTAAGAATAAGCAGCTATCTGTTGTATCTAATTCACTCGATTCGGTGACTAAACAGGTACGTGAGGTGTACTTAACCTCAGAGCAAACCGATCACCAAGTAGCTGAATCTCAATTGCTGATGGAACAACTGCGCGCATTAACAGAGCAGCTTAATCAGGTTTCTAGCGATGTAGAGCACAATGCCAACGCTACCCAGAGCGCGATGAACGAATCGCAGCAAAATGTAGAGCAGGTGATGAATGCCAGTAAGCGCACCAGTACCGCTGTTATTGAAGGGCGAGAGTCATTGGCAACCTTGGTAAAAGCCGTCACAGACGTGAGCGCAATTTTGGATGTGATTCGCAGTATTGCCGAGCAAACTAACTTACTCGCTTTAAATGCGGCTATTGAATCGGCTCGGGCCGGTGAACATGGCCGTGGTTTTGCCGTGGTGGCAGATGAAGTTAGAACGCTATCAATGCGTACTCAAACTTCACTAGAAGAAATAACCGGTATTTTGAATCAGTTAAAACTGTCTTCGACTAGCCTAGAGTCAAACATTGGTGGCATAGCAGAAGCCAGTGAGCACCAACAGGCTATTTCTTCTAAGCTAATGGAAACCACTCATCAAGTGCGTGAGCAAGCAGAAACTTCTGCTCAAGTGGCACATCAAGCCAGTGAGTATATTCGTGAACAAAGTGAGCATGTAGGTAGCTTCACTTCCAAAATGAGCACCGTGAAAACGCAAGTAGAGTCGGCCTACGAACTAGCAACTAAAATTGAATCGGATGTAAGCCAGCAAGTCGCTACTATTGTTAATGCCTTAAAACCAGCCTAA
- a CDS encoding autoinducer binding domain-containing protein: MHKIGEDKTTMEAWLEEQFCLLETQGSSEAFFQELSKITNALGFDFCAYGLRVPYPLSAPRTEMLNNYPTIWQHTYQEKNYLAVDPTVHHGMTSQLPIVWSDQVFSQTPELMEDARAFGLEYGWAQSSRQANGTVGMLTLARSSEMLTPAELVRYRYQLLWLTQVTHHGLASRITEEKLEMPELSVRELEMLKWTADGKTAEEIATILSITARTVNFHISQAMRKLDVVNKTAATVKAALMGLI, translated from the coding sequence TTGCATAAAATAGGAGAAGATAAAACCACCATGGAAGCTTGGTTAGAAGAACAGTTCTGTTTGTTGGAAACCCAAGGTTCTAGTGAGGCCTTTTTCCAAGAATTATCTAAAATCACCAACGCTTTAGGGTTTGACTTTTGCGCTTATGGCTTGCGGGTTCCTTATCCCTTGTCTGCTCCTCGCACCGAAATGCTCAATAACTACCCCACTATTTGGCAACATACCTACCAAGAGAAAAACTATTTGGCAGTTGATCCTACAGTGCACCATGGGATGACGTCCCAACTGCCGATTGTTTGGAGTGACCAAGTGTTCTCCCAAACACCAGAGCTAATGGAAGACGCTCGAGCATTTGGTCTTGAGTACGGCTGGGCGCAATCTTCCCGCCAAGCCAATGGTACTGTAGGCATGTTAACCCTAGCCCGTTCTTCTGAGATGCTCACACCCGCAGAGTTAGTGCGCTACCGATATCAGTTATTATGGCTAACTCAAGTCACTCATCATGGACTTGCATCACGCATTACCGAGGAAAAGCTTGAAATGCCAGAACTGAGCGTGCGTGAATTGGAAATGCTAAAGTGGACTGCCGACGGAAAAACCGCTGAAGAGATAGCCACCATACTTAGTATCACCGCTCGAACTGTCAATTTTCATATTAGCCAAGCGATGCGCAAACTAGATGTAGTAAATAAAACCGCTGCAACAGTGAAAGCGGCCCTAATGGGCTTAATCTAA
- a CDS encoding DUF4902 domain-containing protein: MKTQASVQNVIESARYQVVPSSDGLVRLSIEQLNVLDFSHIISGLDRISSEEFNSDQAIFSGYTEWLFENVCAITLGWDWHWQWTIDRMQCQVKGLPRSNILLQEDGFDVSPRRNDELLLEAINAMSWQATTAGAIKKRYRESPMTID, encoded by the coding sequence ATGAAAACACAGGCAAGTGTACAGAATGTAATCGAATCGGCTCGCTATCAGGTTGTACCTAGCAGTGATGGTTTGGTGAGATTATCTATTGAGCAGCTCAATGTGCTCGATTTTAGTCATATTATTTCTGGTTTAGACAGGATTAGTAGCGAAGAATTTAATAGTGACCAGGCAATTTTTAGTGGCTATACCGAATGGTTATTTGAAAATGTGTGCGCTATCACTCTAGGTTGGGATTGGCATTGGCAATGGACAATTGACCGGATGCAATGCCAAGTAAAGGGCTTGCCACGCAGTAACATTTTACTGCAAGAGGACGGTTTTGATGTAAGCCCACGTCGTAATGATGAGCTGTTATTAGAAGCTATTAATGCAATGTCTTGGCAAGCAACAACTGCGGGAGCGATTAAAAAACGCTACCGCGAGTCGCCGATGACCATTGATTAA
- a CDS encoding AraC family transcriptional regulator has translation MSLSTDGMRVNRINDALYYIHQHIAEPLDARQLAKVAAYSPYHFHRCFKQVTGENVNEYIRRARLERCANLLMFSPGLTIQEASQCCGFLSPASFSQAFKKHFACSPTQWRSHGYSKFSQANYQQHWSDDLQQRILNAKVLQMPEVKVQRLPAQPVAYVRHQGYDRSIRQAYEKLQVWADSQGVEWQVNKLLGLYHSNPDIVPAPLCHYVACLAVDGPIIRRGGISALTIPEGMHATLHAAGEYGDLLPILHKFYMQWLPNSGYRLGNTPAYVRYSRCQFLDPNERFELQLCIPITL, from the coding sequence ATGTCTTTAAGCACAGATGGAATGCGAGTAAATCGAATCAACGATGCCCTCTACTACATTCACCAACATATCGCCGAGCCCTTAGATGCGAGGCAATTGGCTAAAGTAGCAGCGTATTCCCCCTATCATTTTCATCGTTGTTTTAAGCAAGTGACTGGCGAAAATGTTAATGAGTATATTCGCCGTGCGCGTTTGGAGCGTTGTGCAAATTTATTAATGTTTTCACCCGGCCTCACCATACAAGAAGCATCGCAATGTTGTGGTTTTTTGTCACCGGCGTCGTTTTCTCAAGCTTTTAAAAAGCACTTTGCCTGCTCACCTACACAATGGCGAAGTCATGGTTACAGTAAGTTTAGCCAAGCTAATTACCAGCAGCATTGGAGCGATGACTTACAACAGCGAATCCTAAATGCCAAGGTGCTGCAAATGCCTGAGGTTAAGGTGCAGCGCTTGCCTGCCCAACCAGTCGCTTATGTGAGGCACCAAGGCTACGACCGTTCAATTCGCCAAGCCTATGAAAAACTGCAAGTTTGGGCTGATAGTCAAGGCGTGGAGTGGCAAGTAAATAAGCTATTGGGTTTGTATCATTCTAATCCTGATATTGTTCCGGCGCCGCTTTGCCACTATGTTGCTTGTTTAGCGGTAGATGGCCCAATAATACGTCGAGGTGGTATTAGTGCCTTAACGATTCCCGAAGGCATGCATGCAACCTTGCATGCCGCTGGAGAATATGGAGATTTGTTACCAATATTGCATAAATTTTATATGCAATGGCTGCCCAATAGTGGTTACCGTTTAGGTAATACGCCTGCTTATGTGCGCTACTCTCGATGTCAATTTCTGGATCCAAATGAACGCTTTGAGTTACAGCTTTGTATACCGATAACATTGTAG
- a CDS encoding acyl-homoserine-lactone synthase — MDFVNGVAEQLSPTTFQHLNHYRHQVFVEMLGWELDTPDGIEQDQFDRDDTVYVIAKNDQDHISGCARLLPTTQPYLLEEVFPELLNGLPCPKQHDIWELSRFAAVDFDNHNQAPTQLMSSEALALLTASIECAKKHGAKRLISVSPLGIERMLRNAGFRYHRAGPPKIVNGYALFACYIDIA; from the coding sequence ATGGACTTTGTTAATGGCGTTGCAGAACAACTTTCACCAACTACTTTTCAGCACCTTAATCATTACCGTCACCAAGTGTTTGTAGAAATGCTTGGCTGGGAGCTCGATACCCCTGATGGCATAGAGCAAGACCAATTTGATCGCGACGACACCGTTTATGTTATCGCTAAAAACGACCAAGACCACATTAGTGGCTGCGCACGTTTACTACCAACCACCCAACCTTACTTACTAGAGGAAGTATTTCCAGAACTACTAAATGGCCTTCCATGCCCCAAACAACACGACATCTGGGAACTTTCACGCTTTGCAGCGGTGGACTTTGATAACCATAACCAAGCACCAACTCAACTGATGTCGAGTGAAGCTTTAGCCTTACTTACAGCCTCTATTGAATGTGCTAAAAAACATGGCGCTAAACGCCTAATTTCAGTTTCACCACTAGGTATAGAGCGAATGTTACGCAATGCAGGGTTCCGCTACCACCGTGCCGGTCCACCAAAAATTGTTAATGGATACGCCCTCTTTGCCTGCTACATAGATATTGCTTAA
- a CDS encoding aminotransferase-like domain-containing protein has translation MAMLAVSKRVKQTKPSYIRNILKVTQQADMLSLAGGLPDAELFPLDILKQAADELAQQPSIFQYGATEGLTALRQWLLEENGAAEEVLITTGSQQALDLIARSYLNPGDKVLCEAPSYLGALQVFDLAEAKIHTVIAEADGPNLAQLEQQLANYKIKLFYTVPDFQNPSGHCWSLSKRKAVASLLAKYKVALIEDAPYRQLRYQGEPLPTVSELSSYAAFHLGSFSKIATPGMRVGYVRAKQALLAALIKVKQASDLHTAQPMQLMLLATVRHPSFAEHLDKLTNTYRTRRDYLAELLQQQLSDELEFNVPQGGMFIWARLPHHNAMSLAEAALKQKVAIVPGDEFWPSNHTPDYQAIRLNFTGLTEPQLEQAVSRLKKALQQCSPIK, from the coding sequence ATGGCCATGTTAGCGGTGAGCAAGCGAGTTAAACAAACTAAACCATCATATATACGCAACATTTTAAAAGTAACTCAGCAAGCTGATATGCTCTCTCTTGCCGGCGGTTTACCCGATGCAGAATTGTTTCCGCTAGATATTTTAAAGCAAGCAGCTGATGAGTTGGCTCAACAACCTAGCATCTTTCAATATGGTGCCACCGAAGGTTTAACTGCGCTTCGCCAATGGCTACTTGAAGAAAATGGTGCCGCGGAGGAGGTATTAATTACCACAGGCTCACAACAAGCCTTGGACTTAATCGCTCGAAGTTACTTAAACCCAGGGGATAAAGTCTTGTGTGAAGCCCCTAGTTATTTAGGCGCCTTGCAGGTTTTTGATTTAGCAGAAGCCAAGATACATACCGTGATAGCAGAAGCTGACGGCCCCAATTTAGCCCAGCTAGAGCAACAGCTAGCTAACTACAAAATAAAGCTTTTTTATACTGTGCCAGATTTTCAAAACCCTAGCGGCCACTGTTGGAGCCTTAGCAAACGAAAGGCCGTTGCCAGCCTACTAGCTAAATATAAAGTCGCACTTATTGAAGATGCCCCTTACCGCCAACTTCGCTACCAAGGTGAGCCACTTCCCACGGTGAGTGAGCTGTCTAGTTATGCAGCATTTCACCTCGGCTCTTTTTCAAAAATAGCCACACCAGGCATGCGAGTGGGCTATGTAAGGGCCAAACAAGCATTACTAGCAGCGCTAATTAAAGTGAAACAAGCAAGCGATTTACATACCGCTCAGCCCATGCAGTTGATGCTATTAGCCACCGTTCGTCACCCTTCGTTTGCTGAGCACTTGGATAAGTTGACCAATACTTACCGAACTCGGCGAGACTACTTAGCAGAGCTTTTGCAGCAGCAACTTAGCGATGAACTAGAATTTAATGTCCCCCAAGGAGGCATGTTTATTTGGGCAAGGCTTCCTCATCACAATGCAATGTCTTTAGCAGAGGCTGCATTAAAGCAAAAGGTAGCAATAGTGCCGGGGGATGAGTTTTGGCCAAGCAATCATACACCAGACTACCAAGCAATTAGACTAAACTTCACTGGCTTAACAGAACCTCAGCTGGAGCAGGCAGTAAGCCGCCTAAAAAAGGCGCTACAGCAATGTTCGCCTATTAAATAG